One Chitinophaga varians DNA window includes the following coding sequences:
- a CDS encoding DUF3347 domain-containing protein yields MNFRSGVPVGTLCIVAALFGCQPSPTKSGEEAAAKPAASLQAPYSQQYYDSLQLVMQAYYQLSDALVKADSLAANTAAASLKLHMDSLPVNTLQMDSSHLSIITGTTGSISAELAGFEGEQDLEGKRSSFQMVSDMLFDLVKNTGLKGKTVYHQYCPMAFDDKGAYWLSDKPDILNPYFGNKMLHCGETKDTLSYQ; encoded by the coding sequence ATGAATTTCAGATCAGGCGTTCCCGTAGGAACATTATGCATAGTGGCAGCTTTGTTTGGTTGTCAGCCGTCACCCACCAAATCCGGCGAAGAGGCGGCAGCTAAACCGGCGGCCTCTTTACAGGCGCCCTACAGCCAGCAATATTATGATTCCCTTCAGTTGGTCATGCAGGCTTACTACCAGCTGTCAGACGCACTGGTAAAGGCAGACAGCCTTGCGGCCAATACTGCGGCGGCTTCCCTGAAGCTGCATATGGACAGCCTGCCGGTGAATACCCTTCAGATGGACAGCAGCCACCTAAGCATTATTACCGGCACCACCGGCAGTATCAGCGCTGAACTGGCGGGCTTCGAGGGTGAACAGGACCTGGAAGGCAAACGTTCTTCCTTCCAGATGGTTTCTGATATGTTGTTCGACCTCGTAAAAAATACCGGGCTCAAAGGCAAAACCGTCTATCACCAATATTGCCCAATGGCCTTTGATGACAAAGGTGCTTACTGGTTAAGCGACAAACCGGACATTTTAAACCCTTACTTCGGTAATAAAATGTTGCATTGTGGAGAAACAAAAGACACTTTAAGTTATCAGTAA